The proteins below are encoded in one region of Paenibacillus albus:
- a CDS encoding permease prefix domain 1-containing protein has product MKRISTHVEEWFRDIPDSEQKQSIQEEITQNLEEKVYDLMRAGKSEEDATNKTIVEFGDISDIKQELGVMRGKPVIDTRKRFGLHLGFSIWGTCLIIAFFVFINMYYTPNTIWFVYPAFVVAWWPLVMFYKWLGW; this is encoded by the coding sequence ATGAAAAGAATTAGCACACATGTTGAGGAATGGTTCCGCGATATACCGGACAGCGAGCAGAAGCAATCCATCCAAGAAGAAATCACGCAAAACCTTGAAGAAAAAGTGTACGACCTTATGCGCGCCGGCAAGAGCGAAGAAGATGCGACTAACAAAACCATTGTGGAGTTTGGCGATATTTCGGACATCAAGCAAGAGCTCGGCGTCATGCGGGGCAAGCCTGTGATCGATACACGCAAGCGATTCGGCCTGCATTTAGGCTTCTCAATATGGGGGACATGCCTCATAATTGCTTTCTTCGTGTTCATAAACATGTACTACACGCCAAACACAATCTGGTTCGTGTACCCAGCATTCGTAGTCGCTTGGTGGCCGCTTGTCATGTTCTACAAGTGGCTCGGCTGGTAA
- a CDS encoding PadR family transcriptional regulator encodes MIRSDIIRGHLDAIILRLIYEEDRYGYEISKEISVRTDDRFQIKEATLYAVFQRLERKELIESYLGDVSHGSKRRYYKITKLGRAYLKETVEEWNEIKEIVNIFMEGL; translated from the coding sequence ATGATTCGAAGTGACATCATTCGCGGACATCTCGATGCGATCATCCTGCGGCTTATTTACGAAGAAGACCGCTATGGTTATGAGATTTCCAAGGAAATCAGCGTGCGGACGGATGACCGTTTCCAGATCAAGGAAGCAACGCTGTATGCCGTCTTCCAACGGCTCGAGCGCAAAGAGCTGATCGAATCGTATCTGGGCGACGTATCGCATGGCAGCAAGCGCCGCTATTACAAGATCACGAAGCTTGGCCGCGCGTACTTGAAAGAAACGGTTGAGGAATGGAACGAAATTAAAGAGATCGTCAATATTTTTATGGAGGGATTATAG
- a CDS encoding GNAT family N-acetyltransferase, giving the protein MLAFTMKQEYANDRIRVVQAKPSDAVDVMNLLVETARWLQSKGSTQWSALLSGDDHHNVTGHIEKGELFMFKDGDTLAGIVLLMQVPGEWDHSLWGPDGHESIVYLHRLAINRNYAKQGLGADIVKWAEEGVSFPGKDRIRLDCIANNETLNKFYSGIGYTYKGTSPSGFCLYEKALK; this is encoded by the coding sequence ATGCTAGCATTCACAATGAAACAAGAATACGCAAACGACCGCATCCGCGTCGTACAAGCTAAACCTTCAGACGCCGTCGATGTGATGAACCTGCTCGTAGAGACAGCACGATGGCTGCAAAGCAAAGGCTCCACGCAATGGAGCGCGCTTCTGAGCGGCGATGATCACCATAATGTGACCGGGCATATCGAGAAAGGCGAGCTCTTCATGTTCAAGGATGGCGATACGCTCGCTGGAATCGTCCTCCTTATGCAGGTTCCCGGCGAGTGGGATCACAGCCTGTGGGGACCCGATGGACATGAATCAATCGTCTACCTCCATCGCCTCGCGATTAATCGTAATTATGCAAAGCAGGGTCTAGGCGCCGACATCGTGAAATGGGCTGAGGAAGGCGTTTCTTTCCCCGGCAAAGACCGCATCCGACTCGATTGCATTGCCAACAATGAGACGCTGAACAAGTTCTACAGCGGAATTGGCTACACGTACAAAGGCACTTCACCGAGCGGCTTCTGTTTATATGAGAAAGCGTTAAAATAA